The Acetomicrobium flavidum genome window below encodes:
- the proC gene encoding pyrroline-5-carboxylate reductase yields the protein MEKEKVAVLGAGVIGGAIASAISDDFEVIATRRRLERLSALAERGIKVTTKNEEAVSQADVVIVSVKPYQVVPLLKSLSENLADKLVISFAASINIDLIQRVIPRSRVVRAMTNIAVQVREGYTVYSYGENVSDEDKSVISKIFADMGEYEEVDERYLDVLTAMAGSSPAYLYTVVEAMIYGALHVGLPRDLALRAAAWSVIGASHLLLSSGKHPAELKDMVVTPGGVTIDAIYALEDGKVRTAFMKAIRDASLKAQQLAREACDEAERQLKSDN from the coding sequence TGTTTTGGGTGCCGGGGTCATAGGAGGAGCGATAGCTTCAGCCATAAGCGATGACTTTGAAGTCATTGCGACCAGACGCAGGCTGGAAAGGTTGTCAGCCCTTGCGGAAAGGGGCATAAAGGTCACCACCAAGAACGAGGAAGCCGTCTCGCAAGCCGACGTGGTAATAGTTTCCGTTAAACCCTATCAGGTCGTGCCCTTGCTAAAAAGTTTATCGGAAAACCTCGCCGATAAGCTGGTAATATCCTTTGCAGCATCGATCAACATCGACCTGATTCAGAGGGTCATCCCTCGATCGCGCGTGGTAAGGGCGATGACCAACATAGCCGTACAGGTCAGAGAAGGATATACCGTGTACTCCTATGGGGAAAACGTATCTGACGAGGACAAAAGCGTCATATCCAAGATCTTCGCCGACATGGGAGAATACGAGGAGGTTGACGAACGATACCTGGACGTCTTAACTGCAATGGCAGGATCTAGCCCGGCTTACCTTTATACCGTGGTGGAAGCAATGATTTACGGCGCTCTCCATGTAGGACTGCCCCGAGATTTGGCGCTTAGGGCAGCCGCCTGGTCGGTGATAGGGGCATCGCACCTGCTTTTAAGCTCGGGGAAACACCCGGCCGAGCTCAAAGATATGGTTGTCACCCCCGGGGGTGTAACTATAGATGCTATATATGCCCTGGAGGACGGCAAGGTCAGGACGGCCTTCATGAAGGCCATAAGAGACGCCTCCCTTAAAGCCCAGCAGCTCGCAAGGGAGGCTTGTGACGAAGCCGAAAGGCAGCTCAAATCTGATAATTAA
- a CDS encoding transcription repressor NadR gives MTRAERLDAIKEILENATAPVSGSYLAERFGVSRQAIVQDVALLRNQGLEIISTPAGYILERVKRLRKIIAVRHGKDEIFDELLAVVEAGGRVLDVMVDHPIYGEIKGTIGVGSQEDVTRFVSMLESSGQEPLLSLTRGFHLHTIEADSEETLKKIEDALRRQGFLFVG, from the coding sequence ATGACTCGCGCAGAAAGGTTAGATGCGATAAAAGAAATCCTGGAAAATGCGACTGCGCCTGTGAGCGGCTCCTATTTGGCAGAAAGGTTTGGAGTAAGTCGTCAGGCGATTGTTCAAGACGTTGCTTTGCTAAGAAACCAGGGCCTTGAAATCATTTCGACGCCTGCGGGATATATTTTGGAAAGGGTAAAAAGGTTGCGCAAGATCATCGCAGTACGTCACGGCAAGGATGAAATATTCGATGAGCTGCTTGCGGTAGTTGAGGCCGGAGGGCGTGTGCTTGACGTCATGGTAGATCATCCCATTTATGGGGAGATCAAAGGAACCATCGGTGTCGGCTCGCAGGAAGACGTTACGCGCTTTGTTAGCATGCTTGAAAGTTCGGGGCAAGAGCCCCTGCTCTCCCTCACCAGGGGCTTTCATCTGCACACTATAGAGGCGGACAGCGAAGAGACGTTGAAAAAGATCGAGGATGCCCTTAGAAGGCAGGGCTTTCTCTTTGTTGGTTAA
- a CDS encoding ABC transporter substrate-binding protein: MGLALLLAVSLLLPAEGKAAPLDELRRPSIDELYFLIIRDNDAQLLALEGGQIDLLGDIARFSDIKRLSDDERVKLYLAEGYHAFFLGLNLRRSPWDRAELRQSLWEAVNRRQIVRDVFGGYALPLFSFLPPASPYTLVASTSDFNMKAARERLRQKGWRWSKRGVLICPGEDKPLPKMKLLTPTAQVAPTTAEIAERICESMRSLGIPIETEPMDFSMMVARLDRRDFDAYVIAWELSRDPDSLYAFYHSSMDVPGGYNISGIRKPDLDEALESLKYAANEAEARLAAEKVQTLLYEYIPQVPIYSRYHIAALQNEWQGAIASLYMTPDNAYSLLSLRHENKKAFYWCLAEEPRNLNPLSASSAYEWQVLSVIYESLLAVDPFTLEDVPWLAESWRLDTVSEGGKEKTRITFKIREGVKWQDGSPFGASDVKATIEFLKKSAIPRYFDSVKDVERVEAADNTLTITFSGKSYWYLHQIGGLPMLSAGVLSSLKDWRRLPEEDIIGTGPFSFSKYKPGEYVKLDKNELYWRK, encoded by the coding sequence ATGGGGCTTGCCTTGCTTCTGGCGGTATCTTTGCTCTTACCCGCGGAGGGCAAGGCGGCCCCTTTGGACGAATTGAGACGGCCCAGCATAGACGAACTTTATTTTCTGATCATCAGGGATAACGACGCGCAGCTTTTGGCGCTAGAGGGGGGTCAGATTGACCTCCTGGGAGACATCGCCCGCTTTTCTGATATAAAAAGGCTAAGCGACGACGAGCGCGTGAAGCTCTACCTGGCGGAGGGCTATCATGCCTTTTTTCTCGGTCTGAACTTGAGGAGATCCCCATGGGATAGGGCAGAACTAAGACAGTCCCTATGGGAGGCAGTAAACAGAAGACAGATCGTTCGAGACGTCTTTGGAGGATATGCGTTGCCCCTCTTTTCCTTTTTGCCGCCGGCCTCGCCATACACGCTTGTCGCCTCAACCTCGGATTTTAATATGAAGGCAGCAAGGGAAAGGCTCAGGCAGAAGGGCTGGCGATGGAGCAAAAGGGGGGTGCTGATCTGCCCGGGAGAAGACAAGCCATTGCCGAAGATGAAGCTTTTGACTCCAACAGCCCAGGTGGCTCCCACAACCGCTGAAATAGCGGAAAGGATTTGTGAGTCCATGCGAAGCCTGGGCATACCGATCGAGACGGAACCCATGGACTTTTCCATGATGGTGGCTCGCTTGGATCGTCGAGATTTCGACGCTTACGTAATTGCCTGGGAGTTGTCCAGAGACCCTGACAGCTTATACGCCTTTTATCACTCGTCCATGGATGTACCGGGCGGTTACAACATAAGCGGGATAAGAAAGCCTGACCTCGACGAGGCGCTTGAATCGCTAAAATATGCGGCAAACGAAGCAGAAGCACGACTGGCCGCAGAAAAAGTCCAAACCTTGCTTTACGAATATATTCCGCAGGTGCCAATATATTCAAGATATCACATAGCAGCTCTGCAAAACGAATGGCAAGGCGCAATTGCATCGCTTTATATGACACCCGATAACGCCTATTCCCTTCTTTCATTGAGACACGAGAACAAGAAGGCATTTTATTGGTGCCTGGCCGAGGAACCCCGTAACCTGAACCCCCTTTCTGCCTCAAGTGCCTACGAATGGCAGGTGCTTTCCGTCATATACGAGTCGCTGCTTGCCGTGGATCCCTTCACGCTGGAAGACGTCCCCTGGCTTGCAGAGAGCTGGAGGCTCGATACCGTTTCCGAAGGGGGCAAAGAAAAAACTCGCATAACCTTCAAGATTAGGGAAGGCGTGAAATGGCAGGACGGCAGTCCCTTTGGAGCCTCAGACGTCAAGGCGACCATAGAATTCCTGAAGAAATCCGCCATCCCGAGGTATTTTGACTCAGTGAAGGACGTGGAAAGGGTGGAAGCAGCTGACAACACCCTCACGATTACCTTCAGTGGAAAAAGCTATTGGTACTTGCATCAGATAGGCGGACTTCCGATGCTTTCGGCTGGCGTCTTGTCGAGCCTGAAGGACTGGAGGAGATTGCCGGAAGAAGATATCATCGGAACAGGGCCTTTTTCCTTTTCGAAGTACAAGCCTGGAGAATACGTCAAGCTCGACAAAAACGAGCTATATTGGAGGAAGTAA
- a CDS encoding acyl-CoA dehydratase activase-related protein: protein MKRYFVGIDIGSSAIHSAILDESGGIAYVSPSLPHFGTPFERLAEVWKDLSENAAEGRIVSTAFTGIGAQYFGEVFPKLLFDYESVTIPKGVSLLCPDAVYIFHMGAKDSYFFKIGHLGQEVNMLEWSANSKCGGGSGILIEKQLRRLYLREDKQLFGLNEARKKDELMQNLYQLAESDLAEHGTAQGFNARCGVVIQSDLIHEQNEGAKRAYLVSRLYATVARNYNNDVVGARDLERNVLSVATGGVFSSDYLLERVRELLGISLIRPPHHRAVAAIGVALEAMEKGNSFVMDFSKLDEVTSFVRSKRPCAPPLNASLDKVHVYDGKIKDIDGDEVRKVTIGVDGGSTTTKAAVVDVASGELLDKIYISTHGDPEGALKEIFRYLSRKAKNYDVLGVCTTGSARKLYERILVSHTKKKNLEAEGYAVLDGAVDEITCHAVGIKFHDPEIDTIFEIGGQDMKFTTFKVKDGVATDEIQEARMNYSCQAGAGQTLENMAQLLDLDVKSSLQEAALKADVVPLIDSTCGVFMEMEENRLISEGFTKEQIAAAIVRATAASYFNKFVGGPQHVKNKCSCQGGPSLGVAFLAAMAQVTGKDIYAYPHRELFGAWGAGLFLRDQILQLQREGREVKSAFRGFEVVDMVFEKRDVMCADHFGKLSCGMRNCKLKIFSIGGEEVITGGFCPRGNSEGTGQSRKDYVEIYHRLLEKHFDGVLYEKLNEVESALPTIGIHRSGVTLGDLGVWSSALFKKLGFLPVLTPESNDEIAQVGINIAPTEFCIAMKLVIGHAALLFQDKRIKHLFNPCFIEEVRPIKPNRKFCIYTEAEGYLLQDILGIEPEREFLSVLYLKDDEKTAKALFDEFHRLGYDISLDDILKAIAYANERLKAFKEELYRYGDEFLKELDKTGEAGYVGLGRDYVILDPQASSNSGSMFSKQRGMRYIPQSFLEEHFKDVPIDELSYNEYWYQNAHILQAAIFTAMHPRLFPIRQMNFACGPDSMKFYHESEIFRRAEKPFLHLVTDAQTNNAPFVTRAEAHERVVQRAKPKTNLTFSDFVLFPRDSEKEKLSLGSRIWLIPYMGEASRLGAAVLRHYGVSAMAMPTATMASKDAASRFITTETCFPLRGVVGDVMASIEELAKERGKEWIRDNIVIFLPTTSGPCRFGKYGEVLRIFLRQEGLDCVPIVSPSTDTSYIDIEAPEQFGGTLSKVNALLNVFRAIKMADMADDMIRRFRPYSSDKKAFDEMCAQRMDLLERLLVERGAPYSVLRDWTKETIRLFMKEAPEAESRSLPLVLYIGEIYTRQHDPYTEYVIKRLEEEGLEVVRGSITEWLEYINYLTIRDDPKLAYKFAQFYMEYADWRFRRIFGGLTKDREVLPKPNVIIEELQRSRRYHSDITGESPLVIGIFLKFMRGELPGNGQRVCGIFHVGPFTCMQEGVAMAKMDAMLKEESKRDPDLIVPMVHAFFGDSANTNLEAEIAAFREQCRLKAKINHSLGYDRKKATQGLRRNLAVEGESSR, encoded by the coding sequence ATGAAGCGTTATTTTGTAGGCATCGATATTGGTTCCTCTGCGATTCACAGTGCAATCCTGGACGAGTCTGGCGGCATTGCTTATGTTTCACCCAGTTTGCCGCATTTTGGAACTCCCTTTGAGAGGCTTGCAGAGGTATGGAAGGACTTGTCAGAGAACGCTGCAGAGGGCAGGATCGTATCTACGGCCTTCACGGGCATAGGGGCGCAGTATTTTGGCGAGGTATTCCCCAAGCTGCTTTTTGACTACGAAAGCGTGACGATCCCTAAGGGCGTTTCGCTGCTCTGTCCCGATGCGGTCTACATCTTTCACATGGGAGCCAAGGATTCCTATTTTTTTAAAATAGGACACCTGGGACAGGAGGTAAATATGCTCGAATGGTCGGCCAACAGCAAATGCGGTGGCGGCTCGGGCATATTGATAGAAAAGCAATTGCGGCGCTTGTACTTAAGAGAAGACAAACAACTGTTTGGCTTAAATGAGGCCCGCAAAAAGGACGAGCTGATGCAAAACCTGTATCAGTTGGCGGAAAGCGACCTGGCCGAGCATGGTACAGCGCAGGGCTTTAACGCGAGGTGCGGAGTCGTAATCCAATCTGATCTGATACACGAACAAAATGAAGGCGCGAAACGTGCCTACTTAGTGTCTCGCCTCTACGCCACAGTAGCGCGAAACTATAATAATGACGTCGTCGGCGCAAGGGACCTCGAGAGAAACGTCCTATCAGTGGCGACGGGCGGCGTTTTTTCGAGCGACTATTTGCTTGAGCGGGTCCGCGAACTGCTTGGAATATCCCTTATACGTCCGCCCCACCATAGGGCAGTTGCGGCCATTGGCGTAGCGTTGGAGGCCATGGAGAAGGGCAACTCTTTCGTGATGGACTTCTCAAAGCTAGACGAGGTCACCTCCTTCGTCAGAAGCAAGCGACCTTGTGCGCCTCCTCTTAATGCCTCATTAGACAAGGTTCACGTCTACGATGGGAAGATAAAGGACATTGACGGAGACGAGGTAAGAAAGGTGACCATAGGCGTGGACGGCGGTTCTACCACCACGAAGGCAGCGGTGGTGGACGTCGCTTCAGGTGAACTGCTCGATAAGATCTATATAAGCACTCACGGGGACCCGGAAGGTGCCTTAAAGGAAATCTTCAGGTATCTATCCAGAAAAGCCAAGAACTACGATGTCTTGGGCGTATGTACGACCGGGTCGGCGAGAAAACTTTACGAGCGCATACTGGTAAGCCACACCAAGAAGAAAAACTTAGAGGCGGAAGGGTACGCCGTGCTTGACGGTGCAGTCGACGAGATCACATGTCATGCCGTGGGGATAAAGTTTCATGACCCCGAGATAGACACGATCTTTGAAATAGGCGGCCAGGACATGAAGTTTACGACCTTCAAGGTGAAAGACGGCGTCGCGACCGACGAGATACAGGAGGCCCGCATGAATTACTCCTGCCAGGCGGGAGCGGGGCAGACGTTGGAGAACATGGCCCAACTCCTGGACCTTGACGTCAAGTCGAGCTTACAGGAGGCGGCATTAAAGGCCGATGTAGTGCCTTTGATCGACTCCACATGTGGCGTCTTCATGGAGATGGAGGAAAACAGGCTCATATCCGAGGGCTTTACGAAGGAGCAGATCGCTGCGGCGATCGTCAGGGCTACGGCTGCTAGCTACTTTAACAAGTTCGTGGGAGGCCCGCAGCACGTCAAAAATAAATGCTCCTGTCAGGGGGGGCCTTCTTTGGGCGTGGCCTTTCTTGCCGCCATGGCCCAAGTTACGGGCAAGGACATCTATGCCTATCCCCATAGAGAGTTATTTGGCGCTTGGGGAGCAGGGCTGTTTTTGCGCGACCAGATCCTGCAGCTTCAAAGGGAAGGCCGTGAAGTCAAGTCCGCCTTCAGGGGATTTGAAGTGGTGGACATGGTCTTTGAAAAGCGCGACGTGATGTGTGCCGACCATTTCGGCAAGCTGTCCTGCGGCATGCGCAACTGCAAATTGAAGATCTTTTCCATCGGTGGAGAAGAGGTCATAACGGGAGGATTTTGCCCAAGGGGAAACAGCGAAGGAACGGGCCAAAGCAGGAAGGATTACGTGGAGATCTATCATAGATTGCTTGAGAAGCACTTCGATGGCGTGTTATATGAAAAATTAAACGAGGTTGAAAGCGCCCTTCCAACGATCGGGATCCATAGAAGCGGAGTCACGCTTGGAGATCTGGGGGTTTGGTCGTCAGCGCTCTTTAAAAAATTAGGTTTTCTTCCTGTGTTAACGCCTGAGTCCAACGATGAGATAGCTCAGGTGGGCATAAACATAGCTCCTACGGAATTTTGCATAGCCATGAAGCTCGTCATAGGGCACGCCGCCCTACTTTTCCAGGACAAAAGGATCAAACACCTCTTCAATCCTTGTTTCATCGAGGAGGTCAGGCCCATTAAGCCCAACAGGAAATTTTGCATCTACACGGAAGCTGAAGGCTATCTGCTTCAAGACATATTGGGAATCGAGCCGGAAAGGGAGTTTTTAAGCGTCCTTTACCTTAAAGACGACGAAAAGACAGCCAAGGCATTGTTTGATGAATTTCACAGGCTGGGATATGACATTTCCCTGGATGACATCTTAAAAGCCATAGCCTATGCCAATGAAAGGTTAAAGGCCTTCAAGGAGGAGCTTTACCGTTACGGAGACGAATTCTTAAAGGAGCTCGATAAAACCGGAGAAGCTGGGTATGTAGGTTTAGGTAGGGATTACGTCATACTCGATCCTCAGGCTTCCTCTAATTCTGGGTCGATGTTTTCTAAACAGCGGGGCATGCGCTACATCCCCCAAAGCTTCTTGGAAGAGCATTTCAAGGATGTCCCGATAGATGAGCTTTCTTACAACGAATATTGGTATCAAAATGCCCATATACTCCAAGCTGCCATATTTACGGCTATGCATCCCAGGTTATTTCCCATAAGACAGATGAACTTCGCCTGTGGACCGGATTCCATGAAGTTCTATCACGAAAGCGAGATATTTAGAAGAGCGGAAAAGCCCTTTTTGCACCTGGTGACCGATGCCCAGACGAACAATGCTCCCTTCGTGACGCGTGCAGAGGCCCACGAGCGGGTCGTACAAAGGGCAAAGCCCAAGACAAACTTGACCTTTTCCGACTTCGTCCTCTTTCCTCGCGATAGCGAAAAAGAAAAGCTAAGCTTGGGATCGCGAATATGGCTTATACCCTATATGGGTGAGGCAAGCAGACTGGGCGCGGCGGTGTTGCGCCACTACGGCGTCAGTGCCATGGCCATGCCCACGGCGACCATGGCCTCAAAGGACGCCGCGAGCCGCTTTATAACGACGGAGACGTGTTTTCCCTTGAGGGGCGTGGTCGGAGATGTCATGGCGTCCATAGAGGAGCTTGCGAAGGAGCGCGGCAAGGAATGGATAAGGGACAACATTGTGATATTTTTGCCCACTACCTCAGGCCCTTGCAGGTTCGGGAAGTATGGAGAGGTGCTTAGGATATTTTTGCGACAGGAAGGTTTGGACTGCGTTCCAATAGTGAGCCCCTCCACGGATACCAGCTACATCGATATTGAAGCACCAGAGCAGTTCGGCGGAACATTGAGCAAAGTCAACGCCTTGCTAAACGTGTTCAGGGCCATCAAGATGGCGGACATGGCAGACGACATGATCCGCAGGTTCAGGCCCTACAGCAGCGATAAAAAGGCCTTTGACGAGATGTGTGCACAGCGCATGGATCTCCTTGAAAGGTTACTGGTCGAGCGGGGGGCGCCATACTCGGTCCTTAGAGACTGGACGAAGGAGACCATAAGGCTTTTCATGAAAGAGGCGCCGGAGGCCGAAAGCCGAAGCCTGCCACTCGTCCTTTATATCGGAGAGATATACACCAGGCAGCACGATCCCTACACGGAATACGTGATAAAGCGCCTCGAGGAAGAGGGGCTTGAAGTCGTGAGGGGAAGCATTACCGAGTGGCTTGAATACATAAATTACCTCACCATAAGGGATGATCCCAAGCTGGCCTATAAATTTGCCCAGTTCTACATGGAATACGCCGACTGGCGATTCAGACGGATCTTTGGAGGGCTGACCAAGGACCGCGAGGTCTTGCCAAAGCCCAATGTGATAATAGAAGAGCTTCAAAGGAGCCGACGATATCACAGCGACATCACGGGAGAATCTCCTCTGGTGATAGGCATATTTCTGAAGTTCATGCGAGGAGAGCTTCCCGGTAACGGTCAAAGGGTATGCGGAATATTTCATGTCGGCCCATTTACGTGCATGCAGGAAGGTGTAGCCATGGCCAAGATGGATGCCATGCTGAAGGAAGAATCCAAGCGCGACCCAGACCTCATAGTTCCCATGGTGCATGCCTTCTTTGGAGATTCGGCAAACACCAACCTCGAAGCAGAGATTGCCGCCTTTAGGGAACAATGTAGGCTAAAGGCGAAGATAAACCATTCCCTGGGATACGACAGGAAAAAGGCAACTCAAGGCCTAAGGAGGAATCTTGCGGTCGAGGGGGAAAGCTCTCGCTAG
- a CDS encoding sodium:solute symporter family protein — protein sequence MSASILMFSIGIWFVAGSYISYTSRMSGKVDLAEYFLGSRRIDGFISAMTYSATTYSAFMMVGLVGLTYRYGVAALGFELMYLVGTVFLLILFAPRYWIAGKKYNLISPSELLSFRYENKAVGAVNTMLCLVMLVPYASVQLMGAGYLVETLSDGALSYTTGTIIAAIVTFVFCWWAGLRSVARTDALQAIIMLVASIALIGYLTSKFSDAGGFRQMLVANKGELLRINWSPSFFIGLTLPWTFFAVTNPQVVQRLFIPKDRSSIRKMILGFSYFGFVYTVICCLLGLMAALLIPGLSLPDNAMPMLLKRVPVSVSVIVFVSILAAAVSTMNSIVLTLSNMFGRDLLKALLPSISEESELRASKMIMIVIMIACLLFAQLRLDLIVVLSSLASGGLLVQLPAVLGAFFWKRATAKGAIASILLGGLTVGYMSVTNLKFLGQWPAVWGLLVAAFSFILVSLHTKVPDTANQFIDELKDEISVRF from the coding sequence ATGAGCGCCTCGATTTTGATGTTCAGCATAGGCATCTGGTTTGTGGCAGGCTCCTACATTTCCTACACGTCGCGCATGAGCGGAAAGGTTGACCTGGCGGAGTACTTTTTGGGAAGCAGGCGGATCGATGGATTCATCTCGGCGATGACGTATAGCGCCACGACGTACAGCGCCTTCATGATGGTTGGCCTTGTTGGATTGACCTACCGTTACGGGGTGGCTGCTTTAGGCTTCGAACTGATGTACCTGGTGGGAACGGTCTTTTTGCTGATCCTGTTTGCTCCAAGATACTGGATAGCGGGTAAGAAGTACAACCTCATCAGTCCCTCGGAGTTGCTGAGCTTTCGATACGAAAACAAGGCCGTCGGTGCGGTTAACACTATGCTTTGCCTCGTGATGTTGGTGCCCTACGCCTCGGTACAGCTGATGGGGGCAGGATATCTGGTCGAAACGTTATCCGATGGGGCTTTAAGCTACACTACGGGGACCATCATCGCAGCGATCGTGACATTCGTATTTTGTTGGTGGGCGGGATTGCGCTCCGTGGCCCGTACGGATGCACTTCAAGCCATAATAATGCTCGTTGCAAGCATTGCCCTGATAGGTTACTTGACCTCTAAGTTTAGCGATGCTGGCGGATTTCGCCAAATGCTGGTCGCAAATAAAGGCGAGCTTCTTCGCATAAATTGGTCGCCGTCATTTTTTATAGGCCTTACATTGCCTTGGACGTTTTTTGCCGTTACAAATCCTCAGGTGGTTCAGCGCCTCTTTATACCCAAGGACAGGTCAAGCATCAGAAAGATGATATTGGGATTTTCCTATTTCGGGTTTGTCTATACGGTCATATGCTGTCTTTTGGGGTTGATGGCTGCCCTGCTAATACCTGGATTAAGCCTTCCCGACAACGCCATGCCCATGTTACTGAAGCGGGTCCCTGTCTCAGTATCGGTCATAGTCTTTGTCAGCATATTAGCCGCCGCTGTGTCAACGATGAACTCCATTGTGCTTACATTGAGCAACATGTTTGGGCGAGACCTGCTTAAAGCACTTCTTCCAAGCATCTCGGAAGAGAGCGAACTGAGGGCCTCGAAGATGATCATGATCGTCATCATGATCGCCTGTCTCTTGTTTGCCCAGTTAAGGCTGGATCTAATAGTGGTGCTGTCTTCTCTGGCATCAGGAGGGTTGTTGGTACAGCTGCCAGCAGTCTTGGGGGCTTTCTTCTGGAAGAGGGCAACCGCGAAGGGCGCTATAGCGAGCATATTGCTCGGCGGGCTTACGGTTGGCTATATGTCCGTCACTAACCTAAAGTTTTTGGGTCAGTGGCCAGCCGTGTGGGGGCTTTTGGTGGCAGCCTTTAGCTTTATCCTGGTGAGCCTCCATACAAAGGTGCCCGACACGGCCAACCAATTTATAGATGAGCTTAAAGACGAAATATCCGTGAGGTTTTAA
- a CDS encoding oxidoreductase, producing the protein MKVSYIDTLLRQATLGKLNLKNRIVRSATMLSGAEEKTGKPTDKLIGRYKELAVGGVGLIITGHLYVSPQGQASPRQVSIISDENVPELAKLVEAVHEFGCPIIFQISHAGAVAMKKEGELALGPSDLKDPNKGIHCRAMTVSEIHSTIDDFAKAAKRAKAANADGIQVHLAHGFLLNQFLSPILNKRKDAYGGDDIIKRARIVFELLEELRYRVGELPIWVKISVTEGIEGGYDSLDGIRLAEELAKMKADAIEVSGGTFYGDDALKPSRTGIIAGQNEGYFAEEARAIKEKIKTHANVILVGGLRSLQTMGNFYEKGVADGFGLSRPLIAEPDLVNRWASGDRESSECISCNACSRLIKTGLVYCPVMRDAAEGTWAPPPEC; encoded by the coding sequence ATGAAAGTGTCCTACATCGATACATTGCTTAGACAGGCTACATTGGGGAAGCTCAATTTAAAAAATAGAATCGTAAGATCGGCCACAATGCTATCTGGTGCAGAGGAAAAGACCGGAAAGCCTACCGATAAGCTTATCGGAAGGTATAAGGAATTGGCTGTGGGCGGCGTGGGCCTCATAATCACGGGACATCTCTACGTAAGCCCGCAAGGCCAGGCCTCACCCCGCCAGGTCTCCATAATCTCCGACGAAAATGTCCCTGAGCTTGCCAAGCTAGTCGAAGCCGTGCATGAATTCGGCTGTCCCATAATTTTTCAGATATCCCATGCCGGTGCGGTCGCCATGAAAAAGGAAGGAGAGCTCGCACTGGGCCCGTCAGATCTTAAAGACCCAAACAAAGGCATACATTGCAGAGCTATGACCGTATCGGAGATCCATTCGACGATCGACGACTTCGCAAAGGCGGCAAAGCGCGCCAAGGCCGCTAATGCCGATGGCATTCAGGTGCATTTGGCTCATGGCTTTCTTTTAAATCAATTTCTGTCGCCCATCTTGAATAAACGCAAAGATGCCTACGGTGGAGACGACATCATAAAAAGAGCACGGATTGTATTTGAGTTGCTGGAAGAGCTGCGCTATCGCGTGGGTGAACTTCCCATCTGGGTAAAGATATCGGTGACGGAAGGCATAGAAGGCGGTTATGATAGCCTTGATGGCATCAGGTTGGCCGAGGAACTGGCCAAGATGAAGGCAGACGCCATAGAGGTATCGGGCGGCACGTTTTACGGAGATGATGCCTTAAAACCCTCCAGGACGGGCATAATTGCCGGCCAAAACGAGGGTTATTTTGCCGAAGAGGCAAGGGCCATAAAGGAAAAGATCAAAACGCACGCGAACGTGATATTGGTGGGAGGGTTGCGTTCCCTTCAAACAATGGGCAATTTCTACGAGAAAGGCGTAGCCGACGGCTTTGGGCTTTCTAGGCCTCTCATAGCCGAGCCCGACTTGGTCAACCGTTGGGCTAGCGGCGATAGGGAGTCATCGGAGTGCATATCCTGCAACGCCTGCTCCAGGTTGATAAAGACAGGATTGGTTTACTGTCCCGTCATGCGCGACGCCGCCGAAGGCACCTGGGCACCGCCGCCGGAGTGTTAG